The segment CATTCGGTTGGAGAATACGTTTTTGGTGACGGAAGACGGGGTGCAGAATCTGACGGATTATCCGCTGGTGTTGAAGAAGTGAAACATCCGGCGCCTCCTCACAGCGCGAGCACATTGCCCGTGTCCGCAGCTTCACGTGCTTGTAGGCACAGGCGCGTGACTTTTATGGCTTCGTCGGGGCCGATGATGTGGGGTGCTTTGCCCGTGCGTTCACCGTAGAGGTTAACGAGGAAGTTTTCTTCGGGTGGCAGGGGCAGGTCGCGGGGTGCTTCGCCCGAGCGAATCAGATGCGTGCGGTCGTCGATGACTTCGACGACGCCTTCTGATCCTGCGATTCGGAGGCGATCGTCGCCGTGGGTGGGGGCTGTTGATGGGCGCAAATAATCGAGGTTGATCATTGCCGTGCCGCCATTGCTCAGGCGGAAGAGCATGCCGCCGTGGTCTTCGCAGCCGGGATAGTCGGGATGGGCGAGGTTGCCGTGAAGTGCGGCGACTTGTGTGTATTCGCGCCCGGTTGTCCAGCGCGTGTAATCGACGGCGTGGATTGCGACCCAGGGAATTGTGCCGCCATAAGTTTCTCGCTTTTTGAAAAAGTCCGGGCGGGTGCCAAAGCGATAGGATTTTTGCGCGGTTGCCAGAATGGGTTCGCCGATGAGGCCGTCTTGAACTGCCTGGTGTGCTGCGCGAAATGCGGGGGATAGTCGCAGGCCAAACATGGCGGTGAGGCGAATACCGCTGTTTTTGACCGCTGTTTCAAGGGCTTCGAGATCTTTCAGGGTGGTTGCAACGGGTTTTTCACTGACGATGTCGATTCCGCGGTTTGCTGCGGCTATTGAGGCTTCGGCGTTGAAGGAATACGGACGACAGATGCTGACGAGATCGATTTCTTCGGTGTCGAGCATGTGGCGATAGTCGTCATACAGGCGGGTGTGTGCGGTAAATGCTGCGTGCGATTTGACTCTGGCGAGGGTGTCGTCGGGATGTCCTTTGGCACAGGCGATGAGTTGTGCGTCGGGGATGTGCGCGATGCCGTCGAGTACCATGTTCTGATGTCCGTCGCTGCCGATTTGTGCAATTTTGAGTGGCATGGTGTTCTCGCTCCTGTTGTTGAGATTTGGAATGATGGCTTTAATTAACGGAGGAATAAATGCTTTCGCAAAAGTATTCGGAAGACGTGTTAAAAGATATTTTGATTCCGCGGGATGACTGGCGGCCTTTTCCCACGGCGTTGACGCGCTATGCGTGGGATGCGTTGCCAGACGCGGTTCGACAGGCGCAAATTGCGAGGGGGGAAGAACGCCTGAATTTTGACTGGCCGGGTGTGCCCGCAGTGCGGTTTTTGGATTATGCGCGCAATGGGAATCGCTCGCGGTACGAGAGTTTGAGTTTTGGGCGGCGCACGGC is part of the Gemmatimonadota bacterium genome and harbors:
- a CDS encoding Gfo/Idh/MocA family oxidoreductase; this encodes MPLKIAQIGSDGHQNMVLDGIAHIPDAQLIACAKGHPDDTLARVKSHAAFTAHTRLYDDYRHMLDTEEIDLVSICRPYSFNAEASIAAANRGIDIVSEKPVATTLKDLEALETAVKNSGIRLTAMFGLRLSPAFRAAHQAVQDGLIGEPILATAQKSYRFGTRPDFFKKRETYGGTIPWVAIHAVDYTRWTTGREYTQVAALHGNLAHPDYPGCEDHGGMLFRLSNGGTAMINLDYLRPSTAPTHGDDRLRIAGSEGVVEVIDDRTHLIRSGEAPRDLPLPPEENFLVNLYGERTGKAPHIIGPDEAIKVTRLCLQAREAADTGNVLAL